A region of the Pseudarthrobacter oxydans genome:
CCACCATGCGCCGCGGATGGACGGCGGTCATTCGCTGGAGGATGGTTCGGTCGTAGTTTCCCAGCCGCGAAAAGAAGGGCAGGAGGTGGCTCCGGGAGACGACGTTCACGGAATCGATCTGGACGAGCTGGATCCGGGCAAAGGTGCGGCCCACCGCCCGTGAGGTCACGGGGCCGGTGGGCCGTCCTTTGTCGAGTCCCTGGGCTGCCAAAGCGATCCGCCGTGCCTGGTCCAGGCTCAGCGTCGCTGACACTTCAGTCCTCTCTGTGGATGGTGTCAACCACCCTACGCGTTTGCGGCGGCGTCGTCCGAACGGTACGCAATGACCTTTTCCTCCACCACGGTGTCTCCGGGTTCGCACTCGTGATCCAGCGTGATGACCCCGTAGGTCCAGCCGCGGCGCCGGTACACGACCGACGGCGTGTTGGTGGCCTTGTCCACGAAAAGGTAGAAATCATGGCCCACAAGTTCCATGTTGTCCACGGCGTCGTCGAGGGAGAGGGAGGCGGCAGGAAAAACCTTGCGCCGGATCAGGACGGGCGAGTTGCCGGCCGGGATGTCGTTTTCAACATCGTAGGGAGACTTGTCCTCGGGGGCGGCGACGGCCTCATTCCGGTGGCTGGCCTCGACATAAAGCGGTTCTTGCGTGCTGGCGGGTTCCAGGGTGGCCGTCGCTTCCCGGACAGCCTTAGGGGTGTGCCGTCCATGGTGGACCTTCTTGCGGTCCTTGGCCCGACGGAGCCGTTCAAGCAGTTTGTTGTAGGCAAGATCAAAGGCCGCGAACTTGTCAGCGGCGCTGGCTTCGGCACGAATCACGGGTCCCCGGCCCAGCACCGTCACCTCAACGGTCAGCTGGTCGCCGGTCTGCCGGGCATTGGTCTCCTTCGAGACTTTCGCGTCCACCCGCTGGACCTTGTCCCCAAGCGACTCGATTTTCGAAATCTTTTCCCCGGCATATTCACGGAACCGGTCTGAGACTGTCAGATTTCGTCCGCTGATCATAAACTCCATGGTGCCCTCCAAATGACTTCGGTGACACGACGGCGGCGCTTCCCTGGGCCGATCTGTGTGACAGTCGAGCCCCTCTCCGAGCCGCCATCGAAAGGTACATTCTGTTCTTGGTACCCACCACCGACGTTAGTTCATAGGCACCCGTTATTCATCCTTTCTTGGTTTATTTTTTTCTAAGTCATGGCGGCTTCCGCGGGTCTTCGGGAGTGGGGCGCCGTGGCCCTCGGCGTCCGGCGGGCGTGTCGCAGCGAGGACGACGGCACCCGTTACCTTTGCCCCTGCTGCATGGAGCGCGCGGGCTGCTTCGGCCAGCGTGGAGCCGGTGGTCAGGACGTCGTCGATGATGACGCAGCGGCGCCCGGCCACCTTTGCCCGCCCCCGCCTGGAGACCCGCATGGAACCGCGCACCCGCTGCGCCCGGGCGCCCCGGCCCAGGCCTTTTTGGCCGCCCGGCAGCTGCAGGACGGACCCGCCGGCCTTGGTGAGGACATCTGCGACAGGCAACCCTGCAAGCTGCTGCGAGGCCCTGGCCAGCAGCAGGTGGACAGGGCTGAAACCCCGATTCAGGTAGGCCTTGGTGCTGGTGGGCACGGGGACGAGGCAGATCTCTCCGGAGCCCTCGGCGGCTGCGCGAACCGCCCCGGCGAGCGCGCGGCCCAGGCTTCGCTTGAGCTGCTGCTGGCCGTGCCTCTTGAACGAAAGCAGGGCCTGCGCGAGCTCTTCGCGGTAGACGCCGGCAGCCACCACCGGAAGCAGCACCGACCCGTCCACATCCATGAGTGCCGGCGCTCCGCTTTCTGCCCGGAACGGGGCTGCGGTGAGGTGCCGGATGCGACGATCACAGGGGATGCAGAGCGCCCGGTCTTCCGCGCCGCAGCTGACGCAGTCAACCGGAACAGCAAGCGAC
Encoded here:
- the hpf gene encoding ribosome hibernation-promoting factor, HPF/YfiA family, whose protein sequence is MEFMISGRNLTVSDRFREYAGEKISKIESLGDKVQRVDAKVSKETNARQTGDQLTVEVTVLGRGPVIRAEASAADKFAAFDLAYNKLLERLRRAKDRKKVHHGRHTPKAVREATATLEPASTQEPLYVEASHRNEAVAAPEDKSPYDVENDIPAGNSPVLIRRKVFPAASLSLDDAVDNMELVGHDFYLFVDKATNTPSVVYRRRGWTYGVITLDHECEPGDTVVEEKVIAYRSDDAAANA
- a CDS encoding phosphoribosyltransferase family protein, with the protein product MSRRPSAGGRAVTGVRLDPDLDPPDGIAARHRSDHGSAFLRFTDQLTGAAADLLSLAVPVDCVSCGAEDRALCIPCDRRIRHLTAAPFRAESGAPALMDVDGSVLLPVVAAGVYREELAQALLSFKRHGQQQLKRSLGRALAGAVRAAAEGSGEICLVPVPTSTKAYLNRGFSPVHLLLARASQQLAGLPVADVLTKAGGSVLQLPGGQKGLGRGARAQRVRGSMRVSRRGRAKVAGRRCVIIDDVLTTGSTLAEAARALHAAGAKVTGAVVLAATRPPDAEGHGAPLPKTRGSRHDLEKNKPRKDE